One part of the Phaeodactylum tricornutum CCAP 1055/1 chromosome 17, whole genome shotgun sequence genome encodes these proteins:
- a CDS encoding predicted protein has protein sequence MADKPIESFFHFLPLQQQHDSTTMASCSTELDTSTATELLNTVNVQNEEAAKSVAKSIRKRNKKAEHQSNRHHVIHDYHDNYHDPENFEGSKELALEGRVFRGGVSVHFPEVLHKMLKKVDDLHLSHIVSWQPHGRSFRVHWPEKYVETVMPRFFRQGSIASFHRQLNLYGFTRMSTGPDIGSYYHELFLKGCPALCRRIRRHRVKGNRVKAAPSPLSEPDFYKMEWCESSGPRTKGLSGYRETTGVLPCRDPSKSYTMDHHEQREQIDPRPLGIGCQQVHHQDIRNLTVLTEHCHLRSCDLVQPKPPARILPAFGDRLEPETQTRDTFPRSTTMQPSSLYMKTVAGLGMAIAPPLRSRTMPAYMDSGEDQWYQHICVASRQLGSLAELQQQYFQLASSTIFAHQPRNVVAPTMPVVSSPDPLFFARTDGTNAWNPLPSTWVLVCVTE, from the exons ATGGCAGACAAACCTATTGAGAGTTTTTTTCACTTCCTCCCTCTGCAGCAGCAACACGATAGCACCACAATGGCAAGCTGTTCAACAGAACTGGATACGTCCACGGCAACAGAATTATTGAACACAGTCAATGTACAGAATGAGGAAGCAGCCAAAAGTGTAGCAAAGAGCATTCGCAAACGAAACAAGAAGGCAGAGCACCAATCCAATAGACATCACGTTATTCATGACTACCACGACAACTACCACGATCCTGAAAATTTTGAAGGTTCAAAGGAACTTGCGCTTGAGGGGCGGGTTTTCCGCGGGGGTGTATCCGTGCACTTTCCCGAAGTGCTGCATAAAATGTTGAAAAAGGTTGACGATCTCCATTTGTCCCATATTGTGTCTTGGCAGCCACACGGGCGTTCTTTTCGTGTTCATTGGCCTGAAAAATACGTGGAGACGGTGATGCCCAG GTTCTTTCGTCAAGGGAGTATCGCTTCGTTTCATCGCCAATTAAACTTGTACGGGTTTACTCGCATGAGCACTGGGCCAGACATCGGGAGCTACTATCACGAACTTTTCCTCAAAGGCTGTCCTGCACTGTGTCGACGTATTCGCCGTCACCGCGTCAAGGGAAACCGAGTGAAAGCAGCACCATCCCCGCTGTCCGAGCCTGACTTCTACAAAATGGAATGGTGCGAATCCTCTGGCCCCCGGACAAAAGGTTTATCTGGATATAGAGAGACCACCGGCGTCTTACCTTGCCGGGATCCTTCGAAATCATACACTATGGATCACCACGAACAACGCGAGCAGATCGACCCCAGACCACTCGGAATTGGCTGCCAACAAGTCCATCACCAAGACATCCGCAACCTTACAGTGCTCACCGAGCACTGTCACCTGCGCTCATGCGACCTGGTGCAACCAAAGCCCCCAGCAAGGATTTTACCAGCGTTTGGCGATAGACTGGAACCTGAAACCCAGACCCGGGATACGTTTCCACGTTCAACAACAATGCAGCCGTCCAGTCTTTATATGAAGACAGTGGCTGGCCTTGGTATGGCGATCGCGCCACCTTTACGTTCTCGGACCATGCCAGCGTACATGGATAGCGGAGAGGATCAGTGGTACCAACACATTTGTGTAGCTTCACGTCAGTTGGGTAGTCTTGCGGAGCTACAGCAGCAGTATTTCCAGCTCGCATCCTCAACTATATTTGCTCATCAGCCAAGAAACGTGGTGGCGCCGACCATGCCGGTGGTGAGTTCTCCAGATCCTCTATTTTTTGCTAGGACTGATGGCACGAATGCATGGAACCCTCTCCCTAGTACTTGGGTACTCGTATGCGTTACAGAATAG